One window from the genome of Vibrio vulnificus NBRC 15645 = ATCC 27562 encodes:
- the mobA gene encoding molybdenum cofactor guanylyltransferase MobA: MLQPTLTSWVILAGGQASRMGGKDKGLIALNNKPLIEYVIERLTSQTSNILINANRNQDDYQQYGPVFGDHFQNFPGPMGGIHAGLMHANTDWVGFVPCDCPRINEDLVERFCRAVTDETDILVAHDGDHQQPVFTLYHKRVLPKLTAFLERGDRKIILLYKECHTQYVDFSDSPDCFVNLNTPEELTQFGQLES; encoded by the coding sequence ATGCTACAACCAACACTCACTAGTTGGGTTATTTTAGCTGGCGGCCAAGCTAGCCGAATGGGCGGTAAAGACAAAGGCTTAATTGCCTTAAATAATAAGCCGTTGATTGAGTACGTCATTGAGCGGCTAACGTCGCAAACTTCAAACATTCTGATCAATGCCAACCGCAATCAGGATGATTACCAACAATATGGTCCCGTGTTTGGCGATCATTTTCAAAATTTCCCAGGTCCTATGGGCGGCATTCATGCCGGTTTGATGCACGCGAATACCGATTGGGTTGGGTTTGTCCCTTGTGACTGCCCCCGCATCAATGAAGACTTGGTGGAGCGTTTTTGTCGTGCGGTGACGGATGAAACCGACATTTTGGTTGCCCATGATGGCGATCATCAGCAACCTGTCTTTACCCTGTATCACAAACGTGTCTTGCCTAAACTGACGGCATTTTTAGAACGTGGCGACCGTAAAATCATCCTACTCTACAAAGAGTGTCATACACAGTATGTGGATTTTAGTGATTCTCCAGACTGCTTCGTCAACCTCAATACGCCTGAAGAACTCACCCAATTTGGACAACTAGAATCATGA
- a CDS encoding sterol desaturase family protein: protein MNQTAMTDPSLIRMGFFIGTLLLCLLWENKLPRKPWTVSRSFRWLNNLSLVLLNSVLVALLLPIVAFQAAILAQQHQFGLFHLLGLNDIVNILLSVLLLDLIIYCQHLLFHRVKPLWRLHRMHHADLDIDVTTGTRFHPIEILLSMLIKITFVSLLGVSPLAVVVFEIILNVSAMFNHSNAKLPLTLDHWLRKWIVTPDMHRVHHSTEVKETHSNFGFFLSVWDRCFRTYRAQPKAGHEGVVIGIPEIRNPNEQRLDKMLTQPFRNHF, encoded by the coding sequence ATGAACCAAACCGCCATGACCGATCCGTCTCTTATCCGCATGGGATTTTTTATTGGAACCTTGCTGCTGTGCTTATTGTGGGAGAATAAACTGCCACGTAAACCATGGACAGTTTCACGCTCGTTTCGCTGGCTGAACAATCTCTCGCTTGTGCTGCTTAATAGTGTTTTAGTTGCGTTGTTGCTTCCAATCGTCGCATTCCAAGCGGCAATCTTGGCCCAGCAGCATCAATTTGGTCTTTTCCATCTGCTCGGTTTGAATGACATCGTCAATATCCTATTGTCGGTGCTGCTGTTGGATCTCATTATCTATTGTCAGCATTTGTTGTTTCATCGCGTAAAACCGCTGTGGCGATTACATCGAATGCATCACGCTGATTTGGATATTGATGTCACCACAGGAACTCGTTTTCATCCAATAGAGATTTTGCTCTCCATGCTGATCAAAATAACGTTTGTCAGCTTACTTGGTGTATCGCCTCTCGCGGTGGTGGTGTTTGAAATCATCCTCAACGTAAGCGCGATGTTTAATCACAGTAACGCCAAGTTGCCTTTAACCCTAGATCATTGGTTAAGAAAGTGGATTGTGACACCAGATATGCACCGAGTGCATCACTCGACGGAGGTGAAAGAGACCCACTCCAATTTCGGTTTTTTTCTATCGGTATGGGACCGTTGTTTTCGCACCTATCGCGCACAACCTAAAGCGGGTCATGAAGGTGTTGTTATTGGCATTCCAGAGATTCGCAATCCTAATGAACAACGGCTGGATAAGATGCTCACCCAGCCGTTTAGAAACCACTTCTGA
- a CDS encoding tRNA-uridine aminocarboxypropyltransferase, which produces MRIHAFHRLYQYRQSISTKPFHARGCNIKRCVYCQVVETHCLCEFQPDIETDVACMLIVSDNEVFKPSNTGRLIADTVKETYVYQWNRTEPDPQMLALLNDANYRPVIVFPADYVDDASRLIDIAKVSQQTPANGGKAKWLFVFLDGSWREARKIFRRSEFLQSLPVLSVSPEHVSEYLMRRSENEQHLSTVEVASLVLQQAGQQEAADCLQAWFQTFRESYLLSKSRGKGDVSRPALQHFITHYKSESSL; this is translated from the coding sequence ATGCGCATTCACGCTTTTCATCGGTTATATCAATACCGTCAGTCAATCTCAACAAAACCTTTTCACGCTCGTGGCTGCAATATCAAGCGGTGTGTCTATTGCCAAGTGGTTGAAACGCATTGCCTGTGCGAGTTCCAACCCGATATAGAGACCGATGTAGCCTGCATGTTGATTGTGTCGGACAACGAAGTGTTTAAACCGAGTAATACTGGACGTCTGATTGCTGACACGGTAAAAGAAACCTATGTCTATCAATGGAATCGAACCGAGCCAGATCCCCAAATGCTGGCACTTCTTAATGATGCCAATTATCGACCAGTGATTGTCTTTCCCGCAGACTATGTCGATGATGCTTCACGCCTGATTGACATTGCCAAAGTCAGTCAGCAAACCCCAGCGAATGGTGGCAAAGCGAAATGGCTGTTTGTGTTTCTCGATGGCAGTTGGCGTGAAGCGAGAAAAATCTTCCGACGTTCTGAATTTTTACAGTCTCTCCCTGTACTGTCTGTTTCCCCAGAGCATGTCTCGGAATACCTCATGCGCCGCTCAGAGAATGAACAGCATTTGTCGACAGTGGAAGTGGCATCCTTGGTCTTGCAGCAAGCTGGGCAGCAAGAGGCTGCAGATTGCCTACAAGCGTGGTTTCAAACGTTTAGAGAAAGTTATCTGCTCAGCAAAAGTCGTGGAAAAGGTGATGTCTCTCGCCCGGCCTTGCAACATTTCATCACCCATTACAAAAGCGAGAGTTCACTCTAA
- a CDS encoding diguanylate cyclase — protein sequence MNSDLTLNIADFHWVTQILDTMDSGLVVIDRSYNVCVWNSFMQSYSGVMSQTILGKNLFEFFSDLPRTWLETKVNTAAILETRSFSSWENRPYLFKFHNFSPVSNGSTYMYQDIVITPLRSLCGDVSHVAIQINDVSEIARSKTHLKETNHHLSEISRRDGLTGLFNRAFWEQSLKEEFSRMQFLDTPSSLVIFDIDHFKKVNDTYGHHAGDEVIRRTASLLKKTARNSDLCGRFGGEEFTVLLPHTSADQARYFSERLRKRIEQEIVCVEKFAINYTISLGVCEFDAKFTSHTEWLKAADSALYHSKEGGRNQTTVHEE from the coding sequence ATGAACTCTGATCTGACGTTAAATATCGCCGATTTTCACTGGGTGACGCAGATACTCGATACTATGGACTCTGGGCTGGTGGTGATTGACCGCTCTTACAACGTCTGTGTTTGGAACAGTTTTATGCAATCCTATAGTGGCGTTATGTCTCAGACAATCTTGGGTAAAAATCTCTTTGAGTTTTTTTCTGATTTACCGCGCACTTGGTTAGAAACTAAGGTTAATACCGCCGCAATATTGGAAACTCGCTCTTTCTCGAGTTGGGAAAACCGCCCTTATCTTTTCAAGTTTCATAACTTTTCACCTGTTTCCAATGGCAGTACCTACATGTATCAGGATATTGTCATTACACCATTGCGCTCACTGTGTGGTGACGTTAGTCATGTCGCCATTCAAATCAATGATGTCTCTGAAATTGCACGCAGTAAAACGCATTTGAAAGAAACCAATCACCATTTATCTGAAATCAGCCGTCGCGATGGCTTAACGGGGCTGTTTAACCGCGCCTTTTGGGAGCAATCGCTTAAAGAAGAGTTTTCTCGGATGCAGTTCTTGGACACGCCGAGTTCTTTGGTCATTTTTGATATTGACCACTTTAAAAAAGTCAACGACACCTATGGGCATCACGCCGGTGATGAGGTAATACGTAGGACCGCGTCTTTACTGAAGAAAACCGCGAGAAACAGTGACCTGTGTGGTCGATTTGGTGGCGAAGAGTTTACGGTTTTGCTGCCTCATACCAGCGCAGATCAGGCGCGTTATTTTTCAGAGCGGTTACGAAAACGTATTGAACAAGAAATTGTTTGCGTGGAAAAATTTGCGATTAATTACACCATCAGTTTGGGTGTCTGTGAATTTGATGCAAAATTCACCTCTCATACGGAGTGGCTAAAAGCAGCAGACAGTGCGTTATATCACTCAAAAGAAGGCGGCAGGAACCAAACGACCGTTCATGAAGAGTGA
- a CDS encoding DUF3802 family protein: MVVETDGYLALIEHLALNLDVFASDVGDTGTETIEDVVTDMIASNIMAIFEQNPELHSSVRFKLLKEADSVAEDLGEVLAGVWLKKATNEQINFLDEYIALVKNLFDTAVAKYD, encoded by the coding sequence GTGGTTGTTGAAACCGATGGATACTTAGCTCTTATTGAGCACCTTGCCTTAAATCTTGATGTATTCGCGTCTGACGTTGGCGATACGGGCACAGAAACCATTGAAGATGTGGTGACAGACATGATCGCCTCAAACATCATGGCGATTTTTGAACAGAACCCAGAGCTGCATTCTAGCGTTCGCTTCAAACTGTTAAAAGAAGCGGATTCAGTAGCGGAAGATCTAGGAGAAGTTCTGGCTGGGGTATGGCTCAAAAAAGCCACCAATGAACAGATTAATTTTTTAGATGAGTATATTGCTTTAGTAAAAAATCTGTTCGATACCGCTGTAGCAAAATACGACTAA
- a CDS encoding DUF2960 family protein has product MIRTIIYTYKGVEKTLPFSYEKHRNIHEAVAEAEGIDIRDYLKMEQQIEAISDTKAVRNYRDNHFKKLGFGVITMKQKENLGVGKKNK; this is encoded by the coding sequence ATGATTCGTACCATTATTTACACCTATAAGGGTGTTGAAAAAACTTTGCCATTTTCTTACGAAAAACACCGTAATATTCATGAAGCGGTTGCAGAAGCGGAAGGAATTGATATTCGCGACTATCTGAAAATGGAACAGCAAATTGAAGCGATTTCTGATACAAAAGCCGTGCGCAACTACCGCGATAATCACTTTAAAAAGCTTGGCTTTGGCGTGATCACGATGAAACAGAAAGAAAACCTAGGCGTCGGTAAGAAGAATAAGTAA
- a CDS encoding response regulator translates to MKILICDDSAVARKSISRSIVCDRAIHLIEARDGYEALQIMMEQNIDLLFLDLTMPIMDGFELLASLPVSQHHTDVIVISGDVQAEAKQRCLELGAFAFVSKPFSKREIEPFFSQFGLQYADPHSKPELSADPKLTSFSKFKEITNIALGKGAAIMADHLNEFIQLPVPNVGPLTYGELYMTMVDVIKREGAVAVSQRFVGGGIHGEALVCLWGRDIDVIGQKLGYHQDFTTHNEIILNVSNLLVSSFLTSLGSQLDKQFSLRQPAIIDSFSAIGGSDKESQELFTVEYTYFAESLDFECEVLFLIDKPSVGIIYEIMESL, encoded by the coding sequence ATGAAAATCCTAATCTGTGACGATTCGGCAGTAGCCAGAAAGTCAATCAGTCGCTCCATTGTATGCGACAGAGCGATTCATCTAATCGAAGCTCGAGATGGCTACGAAGCTTTGCAGATCATGATGGAACAAAATATCGATCTTTTGTTTCTTGATCTCACGATGCCAATCATGGATGGGTTCGAGTTACTCGCTTCGCTCCCTGTCAGCCAACATCACACTGATGTCATTGTCATTTCGGGAGATGTTCAAGCCGAAGCGAAACAACGCTGCCTTGAGTTAGGTGCGTTCGCGTTTGTATCTAAACCGTTTTCCAAAAGAGAAATAGAACCGTTCTTTAGCCAATTTGGCTTGCAATACGCCGACCCACATTCAAAACCAGAACTTTCCGCCGATCCTAAACTCACCTCATTTTCGAAATTTAAAGAGATCACCAACATTGCACTTGGCAAAGGGGCCGCCATTATGGCTGATCACCTTAACGAGTTTATTCAACTGCCTGTGCCGAATGTTGGCCCGCTGACCTACGGTGAACTTTACATGACCATGGTGGACGTGATTAAACGAGAAGGTGCCGTCGCGGTTTCACAGCGTTTTGTCGGTGGTGGTATCCATGGCGAGGCACTAGTTTGTTTATGGGGACGCGATATTGATGTGATTGGCCAAAAGTTGGGTTATCACCAAGACTTTACCACTCACAATGAGATCATCCTTAACGTCTCTAACTTACTCGTGTCGTCTTTTTTGACCTCACTTGGTAGCCAACTCGACAAGCAATTTTCGTTACGACAGCCGGCCATTATCGATAGTTTTTCAGCCATAGGAGGCAGCGACAAAGAGTCTCAAGAGCTTTTTACGGTCGAATACACCTATTTTGCTGAATCACTGGATTTCGAATGTGAAGTTTTATTTCTCATTGATAAACCTTCCGTTGGTATTATCTACGAAATTATGGAGTCACTATGA
- the nagK gene encoding N-acetylglucosamine kinase yields the protein MYYGFDVGGTKIEFGAFNEKLERVATERVPTPTNDYPLLLETIAGLVAKYDQEFACEGKIGLGLPGMEDADDATVLTVNVPAAKGKPLRADLEAKIGRSVKIENDANCFALSEAWDEELQDAPSVMGLILGTGFGGGLIYEGKVFSGRNNVAGELGHMRLPLDAWFHLGDNAPLLGCGCGKKGCLDSYLSGRGFELLYAHYYGEEKKAIDIIKANAAGDEKAAEHVERFMELLAICFGNIFTANDPHVVALGGGLSNFELIYEEMPKRVPKYLLSVAKCPKIIKAKHGDSGGVRGAAFLNIKG from the coding sequence ATGTATTACGGCTTTGATGTTGGTGGCACTAAAATCGAATTTGGTGCGTTTAACGAAAAACTAGAGCGCGTGGCAACAGAACGTGTACCGACACCAACCAACGATTATCCGTTATTGTTAGAAACCATCGCAGGTCTTGTCGCAAAATACGACCAAGAGTTTGCTTGTGAAGGCAAAATTGGCCTTGGTTTACCAGGCATGGAAGATGCTGACGATGCAACGGTACTGACGGTTAACGTACCTGCGGCAAAAGGCAAGCCGTTACGTGCGGATCTGGAAGCCAAAATTGGTCGTAGCGTAAAAATTGAAAACGATGCGAACTGTTTTGCACTCTCTGAAGCATGGGATGAAGAATTGCAAGACGCACCATCAGTGATGGGGTTGATCTTAGGTACGGGCTTTGGTGGCGGTTTGATCTACGAAGGCAAAGTCTTCTCAGGTCGCAATAACGTTGCTGGTGAGCTTGGTCACATGCGCTTGCCATTGGATGCATGGTTCCATTTAGGCGACAACGCGCCGCTGCTAGGTTGTGGCTGTGGTAAAAAAGGCTGTCTAGACAGCTATCTTTCTGGCCGTGGTTTTGAACTGCTTTACGCCCATTACTACGGTGAAGAGAAGAAAGCCATCGACATCATCAAGGCCAACGCAGCAGGCGATGAGAAAGCCGCAGAGCATGTCGAGCGTTTTATGGAACTTCTTGCGATCTGTTTTGGTAACATCTTCACCGCGAATGACCCACACGTTGTTGCTCTCGGTGGTGGCTTGTCGAACTTTGAACTGATTTATGAAGAGATGCCAAAGCGTGTGCCTAAGTATCTGCTTTCTGTCGCTAAGTGTCCGAAGATCATCAAAGCAAAACACGGCGATTCAGGCGGTGTACGTGGTGCAGCATTCTTGAACATCAAAGGCTAA
- a CDS encoding bifunctional molybdopterin-guanine dinucleotide biosynthesis adaptor protein MobB/molybdopterin molybdotransferase MoeA — MRNTITLPLLGFAAYSGTGKTTLLEALLPKLTEAGLRVGLLKHAHHDFDVDKPGKDSYRLRKAGASQMLIASRNRFALMTETPEAESEFDYLLSRFDQQTIDVILVEGCKNIAFPKIELHREEVGKPWLHPNDENIIAIASDSGPLESALPQLNINDLDAICQFVLDYVHQHQHVATQNAPAVCCDTLSPAFLSVAQGQEKILSLVSTLSDIESCPIQHAYGRVLAHDVISPVNVPQYTNSAMDGYAVRGDDLQRESYQIVAEVLAGYHYEHPLELGQAVKIMTGAPTPINGDTVVMREQAQQDGDKVTFNGANIKAGQNVRQAGEDLTIGSSVFTAGTRLASPEMGMMASLGFAQANVLRKLKVAVFSTGDEVQAPGTEQKANSIYDSNRFTIMGMLEKLGCDILDFGILEDNEQSMIDALESAAQQADVVITSGGVSVGDADYIKLALDKLGEIDFWRINMRPGRPLAFGQINEKPFFGLPGNPVAVMVSFINFVEPAVRKMQGELGWKPLKVSAIAKENLRSRQGRTEFSRGIYELDETGRLTVRTTGKQGSGILRSMSEANCLIEISPAVDSVKTGESVTIIPLQGRI, encoded by the coding sequence ATGAGAAACACCATCACTTTGCCTTTACTTGGCTTTGCTGCTTATTCAGGAACAGGAAAAACCACCCTATTGGAAGCCTTGTTGCCCAAGTTGACCGAAGCCGGTCTACGAGTTGGGTTACTGAAACACGCTCATCATGATTTTGACGTGGATAAACCAGGCAAAGACAGCTACCGCTTACGTAAAGCGGGGGCCTCACAAATGCTGATTGCTTCTAGAAATCGTTTTGCCTTGATGACAGAAACCCCTGAAGCGGAATCAGAATTTGATTACCTGCTTAGTCGCTTCGACCAGCAAACCATCGACGTCATTTTGGTCGAAGGCTGCAAGAACATCGCGTTTCCCAAAATCGAATTGCATCGTGAAGAAGTCGGAAAACCGTGGTTGCACCCTAATGATGAAAACATTATCGCCATCGCTTCAGACAGTGGCCCGTTAGAAAGCGCTCTGCCCCAACTCAACATCAATGATTTGGATGCGATTTGCCAATTTGTCCTCGATTATGTTCATCAACATCAGCACGTTGCCACGCAAAATGCGCCCGCTGTCTGCTGTGATACGCTTTCTCCGGCGTTTCTTTCTGTTGCCCAAGGGCAAGAGAAAATTCTCTCCCTCGTCTCTACTTTGAGTGATATTGAGTCATGCCCGATACAACACGCTTACGGGCGAGTGCTGGCTCACGACGTGATTTCTCCAGTGAATGTGCCGCAATACACCAACTCAGCGATGGATGGATACGCGGTTCGAGGTGATGACTTACAACGAGAAAGTTACCAGATCGTGGCTGAAGTGCTGGCCGGTTATCACTACGAACATCCGTTAGAATTGGGTCAAGCGGTCAAAATCATGACCGGTGCGCCAACGCCCATCAACGGAGATACAGTGGTGATGCGTGAGCAAGCGCAGCAAGATGGTGACAAGGTCACCTTTAATGGTGCCAATATCAAAGCCGGACAAAACGTACGCCAAGCGGGTGAAGACTTAACCATCGGCAGTAGCGTGTTTACCGCGGGGACTCGCCTCGCCTCGCCTGAGATGGGCATGATGGCTTCTCTTGGTTTCGCACAAGCCAATGTATTACGTAAATTGAAAGTGGCGGTCTTCTCCACCGGCGACGAAGTTCAGGCGCCTGGGACAGAACAAAAAGCGAACTCTATCTACGATTCAAACCGTTTTACTATTATGGGCATGCTTGAGAAGCTCGGCTGCGACATCTTGGATTTCGGCATTCTAGAAGATAACGAGCAATCGATGATTGATGCACTGGAAAGCGCCGCGCAACAAGCGGATGTGGTCATCACTTCTGGTGGTGTCTCCGTTGGTGATGCAGACTACATCAAACTGGCTCTCGACAAGCTCGGAGAAATTGATTTCTGGCGCATCAATATGCGTCCTGGGCGCCCATTGGCATTCGGTCAGATCAATGAAAAGCCGTTTTTTGGCCTTCCGGGCAACCCTGTTGCCGTGATGGTGTCATTCATCAACTTTGTTGAGCCTGCTGTGCGTAAAATGCAAGGCGAGCTAGGCTGGAAGCCATTGAAAGTCAGTGCGATTGCCAAAGAAAATTTGCGTTCTCGCCAAGGTCGAACGGAGTTTAGCCGTGGTATCTATGAATTGGATGAAACTGGCCGTCTAACCGTTCGCACAACTGGGAAACAAGGCTCTGGCATTTTGCGTTCGATGAGTGAAGCAAACTGCTTGATTGAAATTTCTCCCGCGGTTGATAGCGTAAAAACGGGAGAAAGCGTGACAATTATTCCACTTCAAGGCAGAATCTAG
- a CDS encoding C40 family peptidase, whose amino-acid sequence MAQCNRFIIISIFALLSGCSQSPKAPETSAALWEQNRELKTFYGEWYGTPYQFGGNTKEGIDCSAFVQQAFLHAYQRALPRTTLAQFNASQPVRWEERQQGDLLFFKTTKSDYHVGIYLNHQQFMHASTSKGVIISRTDNPYWASKFWQIRRVTM is encoded by the coding sequence GTGGCTCAATGTAACCGATTCATTATTATATCCATTTTTGCGTTGCTGAGTGGCTGTAGCCAAAGCCCGAAAGCCCCAGAAACATCAGCAGCACTTTGGGAACAAAACCGAGAGTTAAAAACCTTTTACGGCGAATGGTATGGCACGCCCTATCAGTTTGGTGGGAATACGAAAGAAGGGATTGATTGCTCTGCTTTTGTACAACAAGCGTTTCTCCACGCCTATCAACGAGCACTACCAAGAACGACGTTGGCACAGTTTAATGCTTCCCAGCCAGTACGTTGGGAAGAGAGGCAACAAGGCGATCTACTGTTCTTCAAAACAACGAAATCCGATTATCACGTTGGGATCTATCTTAACCACCAGCAGTTCATGCATGCGTCTACTTCAAAGGGAGTCATCATATCGCGAACCGATAATCCATATTGGGCGAGTAAATTTTGGCAAATAAGAAGGGTTACAATGTAA
- a CDS encoding methyl-accepting chemotaxis protein, whose amino-acid sequence MSFNKRYSLSLIQMISGLFITFLLFVIALSSSSYRGVNQIGVQFDTLSEQALPLALNNAKLTQNILEQIKLLNYSSTLKSATELDATRARIVQLNDTIALLIAQVTEMGERFEHVVTQDEKNILLENANRLQQLSDRVIKSQVKTISEQEELDKSISTFRYGLSSIGPEMTRISSFLAIDNPESQDASNRFSAGASSMESTFLMLLMQQDLTGAEKEYQEMKNRIAGIELAFDDFKDWHPDVMEFSSLSAPYNIVLDGFKPNGLLSLVMTRVERQQAQQFDIQKATVLSNNTLSLLNEISASSMALIDDSEQIVHQTIERLISLLVIGSAVVAIVIVVAGIRFRAWVNSGLRNTLGGLSAMADNDYRNDIVSAGPRELKEISMKLNQVIASTRSSLSIVTNNCESLYQSAETSHYAAEHSSVSLANQNDSLATIATTVAQLEASIDSIAQMTSASSYDANEAAQSTTHGVDVVEESLARLESLRLSLNVNEEAMSELDQRVDAIREMVDMISGIAANTNLLALNAAIEAARAGEQGRGFAVVADEVRKLASDTSKQTSNISEMINELTLAADKSRHAVEDSRKGMSQALLSSGEVRCAFSDIERVVQQIRARVEQITHATQEQQRATVDVTRAIAHISDQGEQTRAQLEAMVESSQQVSNIAAKQQEMLHSYQLT is encoded by the coding sequence ATGTCTTTCAATAAACGCTACTCTTTGTCGCTGATCCAAATGATCAGTGGTTTGTTCATTACTTTCCTTCTGTTTGTTATTGCATTGTCGTCATCGAGTTACCGTGGTGTCAATCAAATCGGTGTACAGTTTGATACCTTATCAGAGCAAGCTCTCCCTTTAGCACTCAATAACGCCAAACTTACCCAAAATATTTTGGAGCAAATAAAGTTACTCAATTACAGCTCGACACTGAAAAGCGCAACTGAACTAGATGCAACGCGAGCTAGGATTGTGCAGCTGAATGACACCATCGCTTTGTTGATCGCTCAAGTGACGGAAATGGGTGAACGATTTGAACATGTCGTCACTCAAGATGAAAAAAACATCTTGCTTGAGAATGCTAACCGCCTTCAACAACTTAGTGATCGCGTCATTAAGTCTCAAGTGAAGACGATCAGTGAACAAGAGGAGCTTGATAAAAGCATCTCCACCTTTCGTTACGGGTTAAGTTCGATTGGCCCTGAAATGACACGTATCAGCTCTTTTCTCGCCATCGATAATCCTGAGTCACAAGATGCCTCTAACCGCTTTAGTGCAGGGGCAAGTTCAATGGAAAGTACGTTCTTGATGTTGCTGATGCAACAAGATCTGACGGGTGCAGAGAAAGAATACCAAGAAATGAAAAATCGCATCGCCGGTATAGAACTAGCGTTTGACGACTTTAAAGATTGGCACCCTGATGTCATGGAGTTTAGCAGTCTGAGTGCGCCCTATAACATCGTGCTGGATGGCTTCAAACCAAATGGCTTGCTTTCTTTGGTGATGACTAGGGTAGAACGCCAACAAGCCCAGCAGTTCGATATCCAGAAGGCAACCGTGTTGTCTAATAACACGCTCAGTTTGCTCAATGAGATTTCCGCCTCTTCAATGGCACTCATCGACGATAGTGAACAGATTGTCCACCAAACGATCGAACGACTGATTTCACTGCTTGTCATTGGCAGTGCAGTCGTCGCTATCGTCATTGTTGTCGCTGGAATTCGTTTCCGAGCATGGGTCAACAGCGGCTTACGCAATACGCTCGGTGGTTTGTCCGCTATGGCCGATAACGACTACCGAAATGACATTGTGTCAGCTGGGCCAAGAGAGCTGAAAGAAATCAGCATGAAACTCAATCAAGTGATCGCCTCGACACGATCATCGCTGAGTATCGTCACCAACAATTGTGAATCGCTCTATCAAAGTGCAGAAACCAGCCATTACGCAGCTGAACACTCGAGTGTAAGTTTAGCCAATCAAAACGACTCTCTAGCCACCATTGCGACCACTGTCGCTCAGTTGGAAGCCTCTATCGACAGCATCGCACAAATGACGTCGGCATCAAGCTATGATGCAAACGAAGCGGCGCAAAGTACAACGCATGGTGTCGATGTGGTCGAAGAGAGTTTAGCGCGATTGGAATCGCTGCGATTGTCGCTCAATGTCAACGAAGAAGCGATGAGTGAGCTTGATCAGCGGGTGGATGCGATACGCGAGATGGTCGACATGATCAGTGGCATTGCAGCCAATACCAATCTGCTTGCTCTGAATGCGGCGATTGAAGCTGCGAGAGCGGGCGAGCAGGGCAGAGGCTTTGCCGTTGTGGCTGATGAAGTGCGAAAACTTGCCTCCGATACTTCAAAGCAAACCAGTAATATTAGCGAAATGATCAATGAACTGACTTTAGCGGCGGATAAGAGTCGCCATGCGGTTGAAGATTCGCGTAAAGGGATGTCACAAGCGCTGCTTTCAAGCGGAGAGGTTCGCTGCGCGTTCTCAGATATTGAACGGGTAGTACAACAGATCCGAGCAAGAGTTGAACAAATTACCCATGCCACTCAAGAGCAGCAGAGAGCAACCGTCGATGTGACTCGTGCAATTGCCCATATCTCTGACCAAGGTGAGCAAACCCGTGCGCAGCTGGAGGCGATGGTGGAGAGTTCACAACAAGTATCGAACATCGCTGCCAAACAACAAGAGATGCTGCACAGCTACCAACTTACGTGA